In Amycolatopsis sp. EV170708-02-1, the following are encoded in one genomic region:
- the gltB gene encoding glutamate synthase large subunit, whose translation MIFSAIPGKQGLYDPESEQDSCGVAMVADVRGRRSHGIVTDGLSALTNLDHRGAAGAEPTSGDGAGILLQLPDELLRAEVGFPLPEADAGGHQTYATGIGFLPSDIEERNKAIALIERIATEEGLDVLGWREVPVDADRADIGPTARSVMPHFAMLFVAGAEADGRCPAGLELDRLAFCLRKRVENESVTAGCGTYFPSLSSRTIVYKGMLTPEQLPLFFADLTDTRLTSAIALVHSRFSTNTFPSWPLAHPFRFVAHNGEINTIRGNRNRMRAREALLESDLIPGDLTRLYPICSADASDSASFDEVLELLHLGGRSLPHAVLMMIPEAWENHAGMDAQRRAFYQFHASLMEPWDGPACVTFTDGTLVGAVLDRNGLRPARWWRTADDRVVLASEAGVLDVAPADVVAKGRLKPGRMFLVDTEAGRIVDDEEVKSALAKELPYEGWLHAGLLQIADLPDRDHIVQSHDSVLRRQLSFGYTEEELKILLAPMAVKAAEPIGSMGSDTPPAVLSKRSRLLYDYFKQNFAQVTNPPLDAIREELVTSMSRIMGPERNLLAPGPASCRHVQLPYPVIDNDELAKLIHINDDGDLPGFACSVLSGLYEVDGGADALASAIERVRREASEAIAAGARTLVLSDRDSDHRMAPIPSLLLVSAVHHHLVRTKERLRVALVVETGDAREVHHVALLLGYGAAAVNPYLAFETIEDMISTGAITGIEPATAVRNYVKALVKGVLKIMSKMGISTVGAYTAAQVFESFGLAQDLLDEYFTGTSSKLGGVGLTVLAEEVATRHRRAYPDNPTDRVHRGLETGGEYAYRREGELHLFTPETVFLLQHATKTGREEVYKKYSDEVHRLYRQGGALRGLFSFREGAREPVPLDEVEPVEAIFKRFNTGAMSYGSISAEAHETLAIAMNRIGGRSNTGEGGEDPERLYDPARRSAIKQVASGRFGVTSEYLVNADDIQIKMAQGAKPGEGGQLPPNKVYPWIARTRHSTPGVGLISPPPHHDIYSIEDLAQLIHDLKNANENARIHVKLVSSLGVGTVAAGVSKAHADVVLISGHDGGTGASPMNSLKHAGTPWEIGLAETQQTLLLNGLRDRITVQVDGAMKTGKDVVIAALLGAEEYGFATAPLIVEGCVMMRVCHLDTCPVGVATQSPDLRKRYTGQADHVVNYFRFVAEEVRETLAALGFRTLDEAIGHAEVLDTDEAIEHWKASGLDLAPIFEMPSDTPYGGAKRRTRSQDHGLEHALDRTLIQLAEAALEDAHPVRLELPVRNVNRTVGTLLGSEITRRYGGEGLPEDTIHVLLTGSAGQSLGAFLPRGITLDMVGDANDYVGKGLSGGRIIVRPHPDAKFAAEGQTIAGNTLAYGATGGEMFLRGQVGERFCVRNSGAVVVAEGVGDHAFEYMTGGQAVVLGPTGRNLAAGMSGGEAYVLDLDRGKVNEEMVNLQTPSSEDLAWLKKTVQKHYDLTRSAVAASLLGDWPRRSAAFTKVMPRDYQRVLDAAKAARAAGRDVDEAIMEAARG comes from the coding sequence GTCTCTACGATCCCGAATCCGAACAGGACTCCTGCGGTGTGGCCATGGTGGCCGACGTCCGCGGGCGGCGCTCGCACGGCATCGTCACCGACGGCCTGTCCGCGCTGACGAACCTCGACCACCGCGGGGCCGCCGGCGCGGAGCCGACCAGTGGCGACGGCGCCGGCATCCTGCTGCAGCTCCCGGACGAGCTGCTGCGGGCGGAGGTGGGCTTCCCCCTGCCCGAGGCGGACGCCGGCGGTCACCAGACCTACGCGACCGGGATCGGTTTCCTGCCCTCGGACATCGAGGAGCGGAACAAGGCCATCGCCCTGATCGAGCGGATCGCCACGGAAGAGGGCCTCGACGTCCTCGGCTGGCGTGAGGTACCGGTCGACGCCGACCGCGCCGACATCGGCCCGACGGCGCGTTCGGTGATGCCGCATTTCGCGATGCTGTTCGTCGCGGGCGCCGAGGCCGACGGGCGATGTCCCGCCGGGCTCGAACTGGACCGCCTGGCCTTCTGTCTCCGCAAACGCGTCGAGAACGAGAGCGTGACCGCGGGCTGCGGCACCTACTTCCCGTCGCTGTCCTCGCGGACCATCGTCTACAAGGGAATGCTGACCCCCGAGCAGCTCCCGCTCTTCTTCGCCGACCTGACCGACACCCGGCTCACCAGCGCCATCGCGCTCGTGCACTCCCGGTTCTCCACCAACACCTTCCCGTCGTGGCCGCTGGCGCATCCGTTCCGGTTCGTCGCGCACAACGGCGAGATCAACACCATCCGGGGCAACCGCAACCGTATGCGCGCCCGTGAGGCGCTGCTCGAATCGGACCTCATCCCCGGCGACCTCACCCGGCTGTACCCGATCTGCTCGGCCGACGCGTCGGACTCCGCCTCCTTCGACGAGGTGCTGGAGCTGCTGCACCTCGGCGGGCGGTCGCTGCCGCACGCGGTGCTGATGATGATCCCCGAAGCGTGGGAGAACCACGCCGGGATGGACGCCCAGCGCCGTGCGTTCTACCAGTTCCACGCCAGCCTCATGGAGCCGTGGGACGGCCCGGCCTGTGTCACCTTCACCGACGGCACGCTCGTCGGCGCGGTGCTCGACCGCAACGGCCTGCGCCCCGCCCGATGGTGGCGTACCGCGGACGACCGTGTCGTGCTGGCCAGTGAGGCGGGCGTCCTCGACGTCGCCCCCGCGGACGTCGTGGCCAAGGGCCGCCTCAAGCCCGGCCGCATGTTCCTGGTGGACACCGAAGCCGGCCGGATCGTCGACGACGAAGAGGTCAAGTCGGCGCTGGCCAAGGAACTCCCGTACGAGGGCTGGCTGCACGCCGGTCTCCTGCAGATCGCCGACCTCCCGGACCGCGACCACATCGTGCAGAGCCACGATTCCGTGCTGCGGCGCCAGCTTTCCTTCGGCTACACCGAAGAAGAGCTGAAGATCCTCCTCGCGCCGATGGCGGTCAAGGCGGCCGAGCCGATCGGTTCGATGGGCTCCGACACCCCGCCCGCCGTGCTGTCGAAGCGTTCCCGGCTGCTCTACGACTATTTCAAGCAGAACTTCGCGCAGGTCACCAACCCGCCGCTGGACGCGATCCGCGAAGAGCTCGTCACCTCGATGAGCCGGATCATGGGCCCCGAGCGCAATCTGCTCGCCCCCGGCCCGGCCTCCTGCCGCCACGTGCAGCTGCCGTATCCGGTGATCGACAACGACGAACTCGCCAAGCTGATCCACATCAACGACGACGGCGACCTTCCCGGGTTCGCGTGCAGTGTCCTTTCCGGACTGTACGAAGTGGACGGTGGTGCCGACGCGCTGGCTTCGGCGATCGAGAGGGTCCGGCGCGAGGCCTCCGAGGCGATCGCGGCGGGCGCGCGCACGCTCGTGCTGTCCGATCGCGACTCCGACCACCGTATGGCGCCGATCCCGTCGCTGCTGCTGGTGTCCGCGGTGCACCACCATCTGGTGCGCACCAAGGAGCGGCTCCGCGTCGCGCTGGTCGTCGAGACCGGTGACGCCCGCGAGGTCCACCACGTCGCGCTGTTGCTCGGCTACGGCGCCGCGGCGGTGAACCCGTACCTGGCCTTCGAGACCATCGAGGACATGATCTCGACCGGCGCGATCACCGGTATCGAGCCCGCCACGGCGGTCCGCAACTACGTCAAGGCGCTCGTGAAGGGCGTCCTGAAGATCATGTCGAAGATGGGCATCTCGACCGTCGGCGCGTACACCGCGGCGCAGGTCTTCGAATCCTTCGGCCTGGCACAGGATCTGCTCGACGAGTACTTCACCGGGACGTCGTCGAAACTCGGCGGGGTCGGGCTGACCGTGCTCGCCGAAGAGGTCGCCACCCGCCACCGCCGGGCGTACCCGGACAACCCGACCGACCGGGTCCACCGTGGACTCGAGACCGGCGGCGAGTACGCGTACCGCCGCGAGGGCGAGCTGCACCTGTTCACCCCCGAGACCGTCTTCCTGTTGCAGCACGCGACGAAGACCGGCCGGGAAGAGGTGTACAAGAAGTACTCCGACGAGGTGCACCGCCTGTACCGCCAGGGTGGCGCGCTGCGCGGGCTGTTCTCCTTCCGCGAGGGCGCCCGGGAGCCCGTCCCGCTGGACGAGGTCGAGCCCGTCGAGGCGATCTTCAAGCGGTTCAACACCGGCGCGATGTCCTACGGCTCGATTTCGGCCGAGGCGCACGAAACCCTCGCCATCGCGATGAACCGCATCGGCGGCCGGTCGAACACCGGTGAGGGCGGGGAAGACCCCGAGCGGCTCTACGACCCGGCGCGCCGCAGCGCGATCAAGCAGGTCGCGAGCGGCCGCTTCGGTGTCACGAGCGAGTACCTGGTCAACGCCGACGACATCCAGATCAAGATGGCGCAGGGCGCGAAGCCGGGCGAGGGCGGGCAGCTGCCGCCCAATAAGGTGTACCCGTGGATCGCGCGCACGCGGCACTCGACGCCGGGCGTCGGGCTCATCTCGCCGCCGCCGCACCACGACATCTACTCGATCGAGGATCTGGCGCAGCTGATCCACGACCTCAAGAACGCCAACGAGAACGCCCGCATCCACGTGAAGCTGGTGTCCTCGCTCGGTGTCGGCACGGTCGCGGCGGGCGTGTCCAAGGCACACGCCGACGTGGTGCTCATCTCCGGCCACGACGGCGGCACCGGCGCCTCCCCGATGAACTCGCTCAAGCACGCGGGCACGCCGTGGGAGATCGGTCTCGCCGAGACCCAGCAGACGTTGCTGCTCAACGGTTTGCGCGACCGGATCACCGTGCAGGTCGACGGCGCGATGAAAACCGGCAAGGACGTCGTCATCGCCGCACTGCTCGGCGCCGAGGAGTACGGCTTCGCGACGGCGCCGCTGATCGTCGAAGGCTGCGTCATGATGCGCGTCTGTCACCTCGACACCTGCCCGGTGGGCGTCGCGACCCAGAGCCCGGATCTGCGCAAGCGGTACACGGGCCAGGCCGACCACGTCGTGAACTACTTCCGGTTCGTCGCCGAAGAGGTCCGGGAAACGTTGGCGGCACTCGGTTTCCGCACCCTCGACGAGGCCATCGGGCACGCCGAGGTACTGGACACCGACGAGGCGATCGAGCACTGGAAGGCCTCCGGTCTCGACCTCGCGCCGATCTTCGAGATGCCGTCCGACACCCCGTACGGCGGGGCGAAACGGCGCACGCGTTCGCAGGACCACGGCCTGGAGCACGCGCTCGACCGGACGCTGATCCAGCTCGCCGAGGCGGCGCTGGAGGACGCGCACCCGGTGCGGCTCGAACTGCCGGTGCGGAACGTGAACCGGACCGTCGGCACGCTGCTCGGTTCCGAGATCACCCGTCGCTACGGCGGCGAAGGGCTGCCCGAGGACACGATCCACGTGCTGCTGACCGGTTCCGCCGGGCAGTCGCTCGGGGCGTTCCTGCCGCGCGGCATCACGCTCGACATGGTCGGCGACGCCAATGACTACGTCGGCAAGGGTCTTTCGGGCGGGCGGATCATCGTGCGCCCGCATCCGGACGCGAAGTTCGCCGCGGAGGGCCAGACCATCGCCGGGAACACCCTCGCGTACGGCGCCACCGGCGGCGAGATGTTCCTGCGCGGCCAGGTCGGCGAACGGTTCTGCGTGCGCAACTCCGGCGCGGTGGTCGTCGCCGAGGGCGTCGGCGACCACGCCTTCGAGTACATGACCGGCGGACAGGCCGTGGTGCTCGGCCCGACCGGGCGCAACCTCGCGGCGGGTATGTCCGGCGGCGAGGCCTATGTGCTCGACCTCGACCGAGGCAAGGTCAACGAGGAGATGGTGAACCTCCAGACGCCGTCGTCCGAGGATCTCGCCTGGCTCAAGAAGACCGTGCAGAAACACTACGACCTCACACGTTCGGCCGTGGCCGCGTCGCTGCTCGGCGACTGGCCGCGTCGCTCGGCGGCGTTCACCAAGGTGATGCCCCGCGACTACCAGCGTGTCCTTGACGCGGCGAAGGCGGCGCGTGCCGCGGGCCGCGACGTCGACGAAGCGATCATGGAGGCCGCTCGTGGCTGA